From Candoia aspera isolate rCanAsp1 chromosome 4, rCanAsp1.hap2, whole genome shotgun sequence, a single genomic window includes:
- the LOC134497574 gene encoding 5-beta-cholestane-3-alpha,7-alpha-diol 12-alpha-hydroxylase-like: MNFWETVLCACLAILIALILGGLYKIGAFRRRKSKEPPLDKGLIPWLGHGISFGKNPLQFLEKMMKKHGDIFTMLVGGNYLHVVMDPHTYEFIVKKSKNKLNFSAFASNIVINVFSFQPTETHHKIVEAGSKQYLRGKGLMVLNQVLMENLKVILLHDQDSGEGKRGWHQEGLWHFSYKAIFQAAFLTLFGSEPEKDATRKEDAKEGRSKQYDKMFEDFQQFDQFFPQMVLSSLDPQSKKEVQRLRSYFWDLLSVEKLYKRENISGWILDQDHTMAEVGMTEKMRSRVQLLLLWASQANTGPAIFWLLAYLLKYPEAMKAVRGEVEQALRETGQEGKPLNLSLKAIKTPLLDSTVEEVFRLKAGSSVFRSVMEDVNLEMDDGREYTLRKGDHLLLFPFLGLHMDPEIYPEPHTFKYDRFLSPDGVRKEFFKNGKKLKTRIMPFGGGPSMCPGRFFAVSEMKIFAILMLTHFDMELVNVEEELPPSAENRTGIGTSHPTHDIKFKYRLRL; encoded by the coding sequence ATGAATTTCTGGGAGACAGTGCTTTGCGCTTGCCTGGCAATCCTCATTGCATTAATACTTGGAGGACTCTATAAAATAGGAGCATTTCGCAGGAGGAAATCCAAGGAACCACCCCTGGATAAGGGTTTAATTCCATGGCTAGGCCATGGGATAAGTTTTGGGAAAAACCCTTTACAGTTTTTGGAAAAGATGATGAAGAAACACGGGGATATCTTCACCATGCTGGTTGGGGGCAATTATTTACATGTTGTGAtggatcctcacacttatgaattTATAGTAAAGAAATCAAAAAACAAGCTGAACTTCAGTGCATTTGCCTCAAATATAGTCATTAACGTATTTAGTTTTCAACCAACGGAAACACATCATAAGATTGTGGAAGCTGGGAGCAAACAATATCTCAGAGGTAAAGGTCTAATGGTCCTAAACCAAGTATTGATGGAGAATCTGAAGGTGATATTGCTTCACGACCAAGATTCAGGTGAAGGGAAAAGAGGGTGGCATCAGGAGGGACTTTGGCACTTCAGCTACAAAGCCATCTTCCAAGCTGCTTTCCTGACTTTATTTGGCTCTGAGCCAGAGAAGGATGCCACCAGAAAAGAAGATGCTAAGGAGGGAAGAAGCAAACAATATGATAAGATGTTTGAAGACTTTCAGCAATTTGATCAGTTCTTTCCCCAAATGGTCCTCAGCAGCCTGGATCCCCAAAGCAAGAAGGAAGTTCAGAGACTGAGGAGCTACTTTTGGGATCTCCTATCCGTAGAAAAGCTGTACAAGAGGGAGAACATCAGCGGCTGGATTCTGGACCAGGATCACACGATGGCTGAAGTTGGGATGACTGAAAAGATGAGGAGTCGGGTCCAGCTGCTTCTCCTGTGGGCTTCTCAAGCAAACACTGGTCCAGCAATTTTCTGGTTGCTTGCATATCTCTTGAAATATCCAGAAGCAATGAAGGCAGTGAGGGGAGAAGTAGAGCAAGCGCTAAGAGAGACGGGTCAGGAAGGGAAGCCGTTGAACCTGTCCTTGAAGGCAATCAAGACCCCTCTTCTTGACAGCACAGTGGAGGAGGTCTTCCGCCTGAAAGCGGGCTCTTCCGTGTTTAGAAGTGTGATGGAGGACGTCAACCTCGAGATGGATGATGGAAGAGAATATACTCTTCGAAAAGGAGACcaccttcttcttttccctttccttggaCTGCACATGGATCCAGAAATCTACCCTGAGCCTCACACGTTCAAGTATGACCGCTTCTTGAGTCCAGACGGCGTGAGGAAAGAGTTCTTCAAAAATGGGAAAAAGCTGAAAACCCGCATCATGCCCTTTGGGGGTGGGCCTTCCATGTGCCCGGGCCGGTTCTTTGCTGTCAGCgaaatgaaaatatttgccaTCCTGATGCTCACCCACTTCGATATGGAGCTGGTTAATGTGGAAGAAGAGCTGCCTCCTTCAGCCGAAAACCGAACTGGGATTGGGACCTCCCATCCCACACACGACATCAAGTTCAAGTATCGGCTGCGACTGTAA